The genomic stretch ACAGAGCGCCACCAGTAGAACAAGTTCCATTAAAGGTCGCGTAATAGGGGGCGCGTCATTGCAAACATTTTTGGTCTTTCTCGGAGAATACCTGGAGACACAAGGAGGTACGGTGCGTCCAGTTGCACAAGCTTTTAGTCGTTGacgattcaaggcgctccAGTGCTTCAATGACACCATGGTGTTTCCATACGTAAGAACGGACACCTCTTCTTTACACATCTCTTGGTAACATTGATCGGTTGGCCaagtttcttcaaatactAGATGGCGACATTTATTGGAATCCTTCATCCTTCGAAGCCCCTGCAGTAACACCGGTTCTGTACTCGAGAAGGAGCCTTTTATGTGAACCCTGTCGGCAAAGAGAGCAAAGTTCCAGGTACCCAGGTGTTGTTGTTCAACCAGACATATCCCTTCCAGATAGACCGAGGAAAGCGTTTTCCAGGAGCGAAAAATGTAGCGCAGCTTGCGGTACATGCCAACCAAGTAGATGTCATGTTTCTCGGGCGAGATCCATTCGAATCTCTGGGGATGAAGCCTCGCCAAAAAACGATGCAAAGACGAATCAGAATTTACACCATAGGACCGGAAGAGTGTGTCTTCCGTCAACAATGTTTGTAGAGAGTCGCCGGAGTATATCAGAACCCCAGTGGAAAATTTAAAACGCACAACTTTTAGATTGGGGAACGCCAATGCAATACGATCATTGATTTCCACGACTTCCGGAATCCGCGACATAAAACGTAACTCGAAGCAGTGTACGTGCTTGCCTAAGCTTTGGTTCAATAGAGGACCATGACCAGAAGAGCATAGTTTCACAAATTGTGCGGGCGAGGATATTATTATGGTCCTCATAGTGTAGCAAAGAGAAAGTTCTGCCAGACGTTTGTTTACCAGCCTGAGCTGACCGACATTCTGCCTTGGCGTCTTCATATAAAAGTCCAAAATCCTATGGATGATTTGGTCGGGTACATCGTCGATTGCTATAgttgtttgtttgttgatgCTCTTTCTTATAGGCGTTTCAAGACTGCACAGAGAGGAGGAGGTAGTGTTTTCCAGACGTTGTTCGATGGCAACTAACATAGACAAGAATCGTGTATACAAAGAACAGGAAAGAAAGTCAAGAATGTGGGCGGCTGGCTCTATTGCGGCATTAAATAAGAAAGCCGGTCATGAGACTTCGGCTTGTCCGCACAAAATTTCGGCAACTCGAAGTAAAGCTCAAACGCGCCTGTCATTATTTGCTCCGTTCCCCAACGCTCGTTGGTTAGTCCACTGTCCGACAACCTAGAGGGTGAGACAAAAATACGAGAATGAACGTGAACCCGAGCACAAACCACCTTCCGGGTCGCGTACCCATATGGGCCCCTCACAAGGAACCTTTACCTCCTGGTTTTCAGGAGGAGGACAGACCGATATACGAGCAAAACAAACGCTGGGAAGGTTATATGACATCGGCCATGGAGTCATGTCCAGTGAAAACTGTGTTGGCCGGAGGTGCAGGTGCGCGATTCACTAGTTGCTTTCGAATGAGTGATTTTCTGATATCAAATATTAGGGTTCGGTATTGGCGCGTTCTTCTCGCTCATGTCTGCGTCATTTGCATACGAGGACCCATATCTACGGTCGCAAACACAAGCACAGGCTACCCTAAATACCACACAAAAAGCCAGCGCCATCTTCAAAGAAATGGGCAAAGGCATGTGGACGAGTGGAAAATCCTTTGGAAAAATCGGTGCTCTCTTTGCTGGTATTGAATGTGTGATAGAATCGGCAAGTCTTGCTCCTTCCAAGTCCTATTTCAAAAAAATGTTAATATAATTTCAATCATTGTAGTACCGTGCCAAAAATGATATCTATAACTCGGTTTCAGCAGGATTTGTATCCGGAGGAATTCTTGCTCGTAATTCGGGGCCCAAAGCTGCTGTTGGCGGCGGACTGGCTTTCGCCGCTTTCTCAGCAGCTATCGATTTATTGTTCTTACGAAGAGAGCCGGCTGAGTACGTCCAATTGCATTGTTTATTTGAATCCT from Psilocybe cubensis strain MGC-MH-2018 chromosome 2, whole genome shotgun sequence encodes the following:
- a CDS encoding Mitochondrial import inner membrane translocase subunit TIM22; the encoded protein is MNVNPSTNHLPGRVPIWAPHKEPLPPGFQEEDRPIYEQNKRWEGYMTSAMESCPVKTVLAGGAGFGIGAFFSLMSASFAYEDPYLRSQTQAQATLNTTQKASAIFKEMGKGMWTSGKSFGKIGALFAGIECYRAKNDIYNSVSAGFVSGGILARNSGPKAAVGGGLAFAAFSAAIDLLFLRREPADED